The genomic DNA GTAAGCGTTTTCTAAAATGAACAGACGTCTCCTTCCTGAATACTTATTCATCATTATGTATAGGGTGCAGGACAGGGTCAATCAAAAAAAGTCGACAGAAATCTCAGGAATCATGAATTTGTTTTCTCACAATAGTAAGATTCCTCTCTCAGAACCGGAAAGCTGCCTGATTTATTTTTCCACTAAACTAACTTCCTGTCGAATGACCACGGAGGTTCTTGACCCACAAAAAGAACCGGCCGCAATGGGCCGGTTCCGTATGGGATCATTCTTCGTCTTTAGTATCAGCTGCGTCCGGGGTAGTGCTGGACTCATCGGACTCTTTCTTCTCCGCGCCTTGTTTAGGCTTGGCTTGTCCTTCGTTTCCTTCAGACTCTTTCTTTTCTTCAGCAGCATCTTTCTTCTCTTCTGTACCTTTGTCTTCAGAAGCTTGCTCTGTGGATACTTGTTGATCCAAGTCAGCTTCTTGAAGAGTGGCAAGGGACTTATTGAAGTACTCAAGCGGATTTACGGCTAAGCTGTCTTTGCGGATTTCAAAGTGTACGTGTACTCCTGCTTCTTCGTTCAGACCGCTCTTGCCTGCTTTCGCAATTTCCTGACCTTGCTTGACTGTGTCACCTACTGCAACCTTGAAGTCTTTGACTGATTGGTAACGTGTGACGACACCTTTGGAATGCTCGATTTCAATCGTGTTTCCAAGTAGGGCATCTTCCTGAACCTTTGTGACTTCTCCACTCATGGCAGCAAGGACATTGAAGTTCTTACCTTCTTTCGAGATGTCGAGCCCTTGGTTCGGGTAGTACTCATTTCCGTGGACGATGAGCGCTGCTTCCTGTTCTTCGGCCGTGGCATTAGCATCATAGAATTCTTTCTCAATGACGGTTTCATCCGGCTTGGCAACTGGCATTACAAAGTTTTCGAGTGAACGGTTGACTTCTTCTGCAGGTTGATCAAATTGATTTTCGGTAGGAACTCCATCATAGCTGTAATCCTTTGCTTTCTCGTTCACATCATTTGATGCCTGGTACCACAAAATCCCTGTGATCACGACTGCTGCACTTGCCAAGTAGATTGCTGGATAGGCCCAGCGCCTTTTCAAAAATTTTGGAGAAGTATGTTTCTTTTCTTCCTCTCTCATTTTCATCACCTCAGCAATCATTCTGAACAGAATTCAGAAAATATATACACGAGGTGAAAAATTTTTAAATGCTTATCTTTCGACAAAACGAATCGTTCTATGCACGATTTTTTACATCTCTTTGAACTTTTATGCTGATAGGAGAAAAGGAGCGCTCCCCGTGCTACAATGAGAGGATGAAACGAAAGGACGATGTCTGAATGAAATCTGTATTGAAAATCGGGCTGACCGTAGCCCCTTTCTTATATATGCTCTTGATCTGGTATCTCTCAAGCAATCCCGATGACAAGGTCCTGAGCCTCCAAGAACGAGATCTGGATCGTTTCATCAAGGAATCTCTCCACCTGATCGAGTTCGGGATCCTTTACGCCCTATTTGTCCTTGCCCTTCTAGCTCATGGAAAACTCACCTATGCTGTCAATACCGTTGCCGCCTTGATTGCCATCTTTTATGGATTCACAGATGAAATCCATCAGGCCTTTGTTCCGGCACGTTCTGCCACCATGATCGACGCCGCCAAGGATCTGATCGGTGTCACCGTCCTCTATTGGCTCGTCAACCACACGTACTTCCGCTCTCCAGACCGTCCGCTGGGCCGTTGGTTAAAATCAGTAGAGAACTATTTTACAGCGTAAATGAAGAAGCGCCAGGTCCGTAGAGTGGACCTGGCGCTTTTTCAGCGCTGTGCCGTGACTTTTTTCAACAAGGTATCTGCCTGTGTAATCTTCACGTCCTTATAATAATGCTGGACGATCTGCTTATAGTCCTTTCCTTCCTCAGCCATCCCGTTAGCTCCGTATTGACTCATACCCACGCCGTGACCGAAGCCTTTCGTTGAAATGACGATATGATCGCCTTTCAGTGACCAGGTGAAGTCCGATGATTTCAGATTCAGCTTATCGCGTATCTCCCGTCCGGTAAACTTCTTGCCGTTGATCTCCACGTTGGCAACCCGCTTCCCTTCCGTGCGCCCGGTGATCGTACCGACGCTGCCATCCTTCGGCAGGGTGACCCCCAGCTTCTTTTGAAAGTCGCTTGTCTTGATCACGACTTGGTCTTCAAATTTCGGGGATTTAGAATCCCAAGGGCTCTCGACACTCCGTAAGTATGGGAGCTCATTCTCCCAATAGGATTCAGAGTTCTCGGTGTACCCGTTGCTTGTCGAGAAAAAGGCAGCCGTGATCGGCTTATCTTTGTACGTCAGGACTTTGCCCATCGTCCCATGTACGGCATCTTTGATTTTTTTGATTTTCCATTCATAGTCCGCTCCCCATAGTTTGGCGAGCTCTTTCTCATTCTTGTATACCTGATGGGCAACCGTGTCGGTCACATCGGCACCTTTGGGTACGTTGGAGTCATCCACTAGAAGCTGATTCACAATATAGGTCCTGGCAGCCAGCGCCTGGGCCTTCAAGGCTTCGGGTTCAAAGTCGGCAGGCATTTCACCGGCTACGACTCCCACGACGTACTGCTCGAGGGGCAGTTTTTCGATGAGGTCGTCGTTTGAACGATAGACGGCCACCTCCATGGATTGGTCCATGTCTTTGTTGGCGGTTTGTTTGGCTTTGGCTTCGTCCAGGTTGGCTGTTTCTTTTCCTGATGAGAAGGGGAGTACCAGCAGAGCGGGAATCGTGATGATGATGATGATAAAGAGTGAGAAGGTGAGTAGTACGGGTTTCCATTGCTTCATGTGCGCTGCCTCCATATAAAGTGAAATAGGAGATGGTGGTGCGTTTCTCCTCTTTTCAAATGTATGGGGGTGGACAGGCTTTTATGAATGATTATTGTGGTCATTTTTAATAAGTAGAGGGATTGGTTATGGAAGGGATGTTCCGTTCTGCTACGGCCACCCGCTTTCCATGGGGCGTGCGGTGAGCCGCTTCGGCGTTGTGCTGCCCCCTTATTACTAGACACCCCAATCCTAAAAGGAGGGGTTATAAATGAACAAGCACACCCGTACGTTTAAACTTCAACTGGCCAAACGTTACTTGGAGGATGAAACGGTTAGTTTTCGAGATTTAGCTTCACAAGAAGGCGTGGATGCTGCTGCGCTGGGCTATTGGGTCAAGTTGGTTCGCCATCATGGTGATCAAGCCTTTTCTTTTCCCTATACAACGTATTCTCCTGCCTTTAAACTAAAGGTACTTCACTATATTACGGACAAGAATTACTCCATTCGAGAGGCATCTGCCTATTTCCACCTTCCCGATCCCTGTATTGTGCGCAGGTGGTTGAGAAAGTGGGAGAAAAGGGGACGAGATGCCTTCGATTCAAAGGAAATGAGGGCCTTGACGATGACTCCTAAACCACCCAATCAACATAAGAAATTAGAAGACATGACTCCCGAAGAGCTACGAGCACACGCCGCCTATTTAGAGATGGAGAATGCTTATTTAAAAAAGCTGAGAGCCTTAGTTCAGGAGGAATCATCACCAAACAGATCAAAGCGAAAGTAGTATTTGAACTAAGGAATGCGTTCCCGGTGATTCAGCTCATCAAAGTAGCGAACCTCCCTAGAAGCACCTATTACTTCATCAAAAAACAGTGGGACCAACCCGATCCTGATCGGAAGTGGAAAAGAAGAATTACCTTGATCTTCCGCCGTCATTCAGGCCGTTATGGTTACCGTCGGATTACGGATGTACTCCAGGCAAAAGGGTATGACATCAATAAAAAGAAAGTCCTTCGCATTATGAAAGCCCTAGGGCTCCAGTGCCTGGTAAGAAAGAAGAAATACCGGTCTTATGAAGGGGAAGTTGGAAAAGCGGCGCC from Rossellomorea marisflavi includes the following:
- a CDS encoding VanZ family protein, whose amino-acid sequence is MKSVLKIGLTVAPFLYMLLIWYLSSNPDDKVLSLQERDLDRFIKESLHLIEFGILYALFVLALLAHGKLTYAVNTVAALIAIFYGFTDEIHQAFVPARSATMIDAAKDLIGVTVLYWLVNHTYFRSPDRPLGRWLKSVENYFTA
- the spoIID gene encoding stage II sporulation protein D, with amino-acid sequence MKQWKPVLLTFSLFIIIIITIPALLVLPFSSGKETANLDEAKAKQTANKDMDQSMEVAVYRSNDDLIEKLPLEQYVVGVVAGEMPADFEPEALKAQALAARTYIVNQLLVDDSNVPKGADVTDTVAHQVYKNEKELAKLWGADYEWKIKKIKDAVHGTMGKVLTYKDKPITAAFFSTSNGYTENSESYWENELPYLRSVESPWDSKSPKFEDQVVIKTSDFQKKLGVTLPKDGSVGTITGRTEGKRVANVEINGKKFTGREIRDKLNLKSSDFTWSLKGDHIVISTKGFGHGVGMSQYGANGMAEEGKDYKQIVQHYYKDVKITQADTLLKKVTAQR
- a CDS encoding M23 family metallopeptidase, giving the protein MKRRWAYPAIYLASAAVVITGILWYQASNDVNEKAKDYSYDGVPTENQFDQPAEEVNRSLENFVMPVAKPDETVIEKEFYDANATAEEQEAALIVHGNEYYPNQGLDISKEGKNFNVLAAMSGEVTKVQEDALLGNTIEIEHSKGVVTRYQSVKDFKVAVGDTVKQGQEIAKAGKSGLNEEAGVHVHFEIRKDSLAVNPLEYFNKSLATLQEADLDQQVSTEQASEDKGTEEKKDAAEEKKESEGNEGQAKPKQGAEKKESDESSTTPDAADTKDEE